From Salvia splendens isolate huo1 chromosome 3, SspV2, whole genome shotgun sequence, a single genomic window includes:
- the LOC121795855 gene encoding mediator of RNA polymerase II transcription subunit 8-like isoform X2, with amino-acid sequence MAAMEAAAVAAGQDQQPPAKAVERLNPALQQQLNLDSVKTRAISLFKAISRILEELDAIARANATPKWQDVLGQFSMVNLELYNIVEDIKNVSKAFVVYPKNVNAENATILPVMLSSKLLPEMETEDNTKREQLLHGMQGLPVAAQIEKLKTRIDMIGAACESAEKIIADARKSYFSTRHGTNLLPTIDKVQATKIQEQENLLRSAVNHGEGLQVPGDQRQVASSLPMHLVDVLATNDSLQDSSGLYQKSTPPLMSTTAINNQGSLLQASGAQLIGRPAASPSGPTGSNSFDNNTTASPMQYANSPRSGANIMNTPSPQQQQSQQQQQQQQQLQQRQKMLQQQFLSQQQLRPSSMPVLGQNQLTQLHEMPSQSQQKFQSMHGQHHVQFSQPVGAQQLQSRQLTSAAMQHISPNQMNQGNQLNRQLNQFSSPAKSALFNAAQATPTSQMIPNMSAMMPSQSVMPRMQYAMSGANRTLPPQNLSDQMFNMGAANTGGGMMQIQQQQQHGAQGAFGNMQQSGQNMQPGMMTMQNTQQNHPNFQQQRPQNQQ; translated from the exons ATGGCAGCTATGGAAGCGGCAGCGGTGGCAGCAGGCCAAGACCAGCAACCGCCGGCGAAGGCTGTGGAGCGGCTGAACCCGGCGCTTCAGCAGCAGCTCAATCTCGACTCTGTAAAAACTCGCGCTATCAGCCTGTTCAAAGCCATCTCTCGCATCCTCGAAGAATTAGACGCTATAGCGCGCGCGAATGCCACCCCTAAATG GCAAGATGTTTTGGGGCAGTTCTCGATGGTGAATTTGGAGCTATATAATATTGTTGAAGATATTAAGAATGTGTCCAAGGCTTTCGTTGTGTATCCTAAGAATGTTAATGCTGAGAATGCTACTA TTTTGCCTGTTATGCTGTCATCTAAGCTTTTGCCCGAAATGGAGACGGAAGACAACACTAAGAGAGAACAGCTGTTACACGGTATGCAGGGCCTGCCAGTGGCGGCACAAATTGAGAAGCTCAAG ACTAGAATTGATATGATAGGAGCAGCCTGTGAAAGTGCTGAGAAGATCATAGCTGATGCACGTAAGTCCTACTTTAGCACTCGACATGGGACAAATCTTCTTCCAACTATTGACAAGGTTCAAGCTACAAAAATACAAGAACAAGAAAATTTGCTTCGTAGTGCTGTCAATCATGGTGAAG GATTACAAGTACCTGGAGACCAAAGACAAGTGGCATCGTCACTTCCGATGCACTTGGTAGATGTACTTGCTACTAATGACAGTCTCCAGGATTCATCTG GGTTGTACCAGAAGAGTACACCTCCACTCATGTCAACTACTGCCATTAACAATCAGGGCTCTTTGCTGCAG GCTTCTGGTGCACAACTTATTGGAAGACCAGCAGCTTCCCCTTCTGGTCCTACTGGAAGCAATTCCTTTGATAATAATACAACAGCGTCTCCTATGCAATATGCCAATTCACCCAGATCTGGTGCAAATATTATGAACACTCCATCTCCTCAGCAACAACAatcacaacaacaacaacaacaacaacaacaactgCAACAGAGGCAGAAAATGTTGCAGCAACAATTTCTGAGTCAACAGCAGCTAAGACCTTCATCAATGCCTGTCCTTGGTCAG AATCAACTAACGCAACTGCATGAGATGCCAAGCCAGTCACAACAAAAGTTTCAGTCG ATGCATGGTCAGCATCATGTGCAGTTCTCGCAGCCAGTGGGAGCCCAGCAATTGCAGAGTAGACAGCTTACATCAGCTGCAATGCAGCATATTAGCCCAAACCAAATGAACCAAGGGAATCAGCTGAATCGTCAGTTAAATCAGTTCTCTAGCCCAGCAAAAAGTGCCCTCTTTAATGCAGCCCAGGCGACACCTACATCTCAAATG ATCCCTAACATGTCAGCTATGATGCCATCACAATCAGTTATGCCGAGAATGCAG TATGCAATGTCCGGTGCCAATCGAACTCTACCTCCTCAAAATCTGAGCGACCAGA TGTTCAACATGGGGGCAGCCAACACAGGCGGTGGTATGATGCAGATTCAGCAACAGCAGCAACACGGCGCGCAAGGAGCATTCGGCAACATGCAGCAAAGTGGTCAGAATATGCAACCGGGCATGATGACCATGCAAAACACCCAACAGAATCATCCCAACTTTCAGCAGCAGAGACCTCAAAATCAACAATGA
- the LOC121795855 gene encoding mediator of RNA polymerase II transcription subunit 8-like isoform X1 encodes MAAMEAAAVAAGQDQQPPAKAVERLNPALQQQLNLDSVKTRAISLFKAISRILEELDAIARANATPKWQDVLGQFSMVNLELYNIVEDIKNVSKAFVVYPKNVNAENATILPVMLSSKLLPEMETEDNTKREQLLHGMQGLPVAAQIEKLKTRIDMIGAACESAEKIIADARKSYFSTRHGTNLLPTIDKVQATKIQEQENLLRSAVNHGEGLQVPGDQRQVASSLPMHLVDVLATNDSLQDSSGLYQKSTPPLMSTTAINNQGSLLQASGAQLIGRPAASPSGPTGSNSFDNNTTASPMQYANSPRSGANIMNTPSPQQQQSQQQQQQQQQLQQRQKMLQQQFLSQQQLRPSSMPVLGQNQLTQLHEMPSQSQQKFQSMHGQHHVQFSQPVGAQQLQSRQLTSAAMQHISPNQMNQGNQLNRQLNQFSSPAKSALFNAAQATPTSQMIPNMSAMMPSQSVMPRMQYAMSGANRTLPPQNLSDQSTVFNMGAANTGGGMMQIQQQQQHGAQGAFGNMQQSGQNMQPGMMTMQNTQQNHPNFQQQRPQNQQ; translated from the exons ATGGCAGCTATGGAAGCGGCAGCGGTGGCAGCAGGCCAAGACCAGCAACCGCCGGCGAAGGCTGTGGAGCGGCTGAACCCGGCGCTTCAGCAGCAGCTCAATCTCGACTCTGTAAAAACTCGCGCTATCAGCCTGTTCAAAGCCATCTCTCGCATCCTCGAAGAATTAGACGCTATAGCGCGCGCGAATGCCACCCCTAAATG GCAAGATGTTTTGGGGCAGTTCTCGATGGTGAATTTGGAGCTATATAATATTGTTGAAGATATTAAGAATGTGTCCAAGGCTTTCGTTGTGTATCCTAAGAATGTTAATGCTGAGAATGCTACTA TTTTGCCTGTTATGCTGTCATCTAAGCTTTTGCCCGAAATGGAGACGGAAGACAACACTAAGAGAGAACAGCTGTTACACGGTATGCAGGGCCTGCCAGTGGCGGCACAAATTGAGAAGCTCAAG ACTAGAATTGATATGATAGGAGCAGCCTGTGAAAGTGCTGAGAAGATCATAGCTGATGCACGTAAGTCCTACTTTAGCACTCGACATGGGACAAATCTTCTTCCAACTATTGACAAGGTTCAAGCTACAAAAATACAAGAACAAGAAAATTTGCTTCGTAGTGCTGTCAATCATGGTGAAG GATTACAAGTACCTGGAGACCAAAGACAAGTGGCATCGTCACTTCCGATGCACTTGGTAGATGTACTTGCTACTAATGACAGTCTCCAGGATTCATCTG GGTTGTACCAGAAGAGTACACCTCCACTCATGTCAACTACTGCCATTAACAATCAGGGCTCTTTGCTGCAG GCTTCTGGTGCACAACTTATTGGAAGACCAGCAGCTTCCCCTTCTGGTCCTACTGGAAGCAATTCCTTTGATAATAATACAACAGCGTCTCCTATGCAATATGCCAATTCACCCAGATCTGGTGCAAATATTATGAACACTCCATCTCCTCAGCAACAACAatcacaacaacaacaacaacaacaacaacaactgCAACAGAGGCAGAAAATGTTGCAGCAACAATTTCTGAGTCAACAGCAGCTAAGACCTTCATCAATGCCTGTCCTTGGTCAG AATCAACTAACGCAACTGCATGAGATGCCAAGCCAGTCACAACAAAAGTTTCAGTCG ATGCATGGTCAGCATCATGTGCAGTTCTCGCAGCCAGTGGGAGCCCAGCAATTGCAGAGTAGACAGCTTACATCAGCTGCAATGCAGCATATTAGCCCAAACCAAATGAACCAAGGGAATCAGCTGAATCGTCAGTTAAATCAGTTCTCTAGCCCAGCAAAAAGTGCCCTCTTTAATGCAGCCCAGGCGACACCTACATCTCAAATG ATCCCTAACATGTCAGCTATGATGCCATCACAATCAGTTATGCCGAGAATGCAG TATGCAATGTCCGGTGCCAATCGAACTCTACCTCCTCAAAATCTGAGCGACCAGAGTACGG TGTTCAACATGGGGGCAGCCAACACAGGCGGTGGTATGATGCAGATTCAGCAACAGCAGCAACACGGCGCGCAAGGAGCATTCGGCAACATGCAGCAAAGTGGTCAGAATATGCAACCGGGCATGATGACCATGCAAAACACCCAACAGAATCATCCCAACTTTCAGCAGCAGAGACCTCAAAATCAACAATGA
- the LOC121795855 gene encoding mediator of RNA polymerase II transcription subunit 8-like isoform X3, which yields MAAMEAAAVAAGQDQQPPAKAVERLNPALQQQLNLDSVKTRAISLFKAISRILEELDAIARANATPKWQDVLGQFSMVNLELYNIVEDIKNVSKAFVVYPKNVNAENATILPVMLSSKLLPEMETEDNTKREQLLHGMQGLPVAAQIEKLKTRIDMIGAACESAEKIIADARKSYFSTRHGTNLLPTIDKVQATKIQEQENLLRSAVNHGEGLQVPGDQRQVASSLPMHLVDVLATNDSLQDSSGLYQKSTPPLMSTTAINNQGSLLQASGAQLIGRPAASPSGPTGSNSFDNNTTASPMQYANSPRSGANIMNTPSPQQQQSQQQQQQQQQLQQRQKMLQQQFLSQQQLRPSSMPVLGQMHGQHHVQFSQPVGAQQLQSRQLTSAAMQHISPNQMNQGNQLNRQLNQFSSPAKSALFNAAQATPTSQMIPNMSAMMPSQSVMPRMQYAMSGANRTLPPQNLSDQSTVFNMGAANTGGGMMQIQQQQQHGAQGAFGNMQQSGQNMQPGMMTMQNTQQNHPNFQQQRPQNQQ from the exons ATGGCAGCTATGGAAGCGGCAGCGGTGGCAGCAGGCCAAGACCAGCAACCGCCGGCGAAGGCTGTGGAGCGGCTGAACCCGGCGCTTCAGCAGCAGCTCAATCTCGACTCTGTAAAAACTCGCGCTATCAGCCTGTTCAAAGCCATCTCTCGCATCCTCGAAGAATTAGACGCTATAGCGCGCGCGAATGCCACCCCTAAATG GCAAGATGTTTTGGGGCAGTTCTCGATGGTGAATTTGGAGCTATATAATATTGTTGAAGATATTAAGAATGTGTCCAAGGCTTTCGTTGTGTATCCTAAGAATGTTAATGCTGAGAATGCTACTA TTTTGCCTGTTATGCTGTCATCTAAGCTTTTGCCCGAAATGGAGACGGAAGACAACACTAAGAGAGAACAGCTGTTACACGGTATGCAGGGCCTGCCAGTGGCGGCACAAATTGAGAAGCTCAAG ACTAGAATTGATATGATAGGAGCAGCCTGTGAAAGTGCTGAGAAGATCATAGCTGATGCACGTAAGTCCTACTTTAGCACTCGACATGGGACAAATCTTCTTCCAACTATTGACAAGGTTCAAGCTACAAAAATACAAGAACAAGAAAATTTGCTTCGTAGTGCTGTCAATCATGGTGAAG GATTACAAGTACCTGGAGACCAAAGACAAGTGGCATCGTCACTTCCGATGCACTTGGTAGATGTACTTGCTACTAATGACAGTCTCCAGGATTCATCTG GGTTGTACCAGAAGAGTACACCTCCACTCATGTCAACTACTGCCATTAACAATCAGGGCTCTTTGCTGCAG GCTTCTGGTGCACAACTTATTGGAAGACCAGCAGCTTCCCCTTCTGGTCCTACTGGAAGCAATTCCTTTGATAATAATACAACAGCGTCTCCTATGCAATATGCCAATTCACCCAGATCTGGTGCAAATATTATGAACACTCCATCTCCTCAGCAACAACAatcacaacaacaacaacaacaacaacaacaactgCAACAGAGGCAGAAAATGTTGCAGCAACAATTTCTGAGTCAACAGCAGCTAAGACCTTCATCAATGCCTGTCCTTGGTCAG ATGCATGGTCAGCATCATGTGCAGTTCTCGCAGCCAGTGGGAGCCCAGCAATTGCAGAGTAGACAGCTTACATCAGCTGCAATGCAGCATATTAGCCCAAACCAAATGAACCAAGGGAATCAGCTGAATCGTCAGTTAAATCAGTTCTCTAGCCCAGCAAAAAGTGCCCTCTTTAATGCAGCCCAGGCGACACCTACATCTCAAATG ATCCCTAACATGTCAGCTATGATGCCATCACAATCAGTTATGCCGAGAATGCAG TATGCAATGTCCGGTGCCAATCGAACTCTACCTCCTCAAAATCTGAGCGACCAGAGTACGG TGTTCAACATGGGGGCAGCCAACACAGGCGGTGGTATGATGCAGATTCAGCAACAGCAGCAACACGGCGCGCAAGGAGCATTCGGCAACATGCAGCAAAGTGGTCAGAATATGCAACCGGGCATGATGACCATGCAAAACACCCAACAGAATCATCCCAACTTTCAGCAGCAGAGACCTCAAAATCAACAATGA
- the LOC121795855 gene encoding mediator of RNA polymerase II transcription subunit 8-like isoform X4, which yields MCPRLSLCILRMLMLRMLLVCVDISVLPVMLSSKLLPEMETEDNTKREQLLHGMQGLPVAAQIEKLKTRIDMIGAACESAEKIIADARKSYFSTRHGTNLLPTIDKVQATKIQEQENLLRSAVNHGEGLQVPGDQRQVASSLPMHLVDVLATNDSLQDSSGLYQKSTPPLMSTTAINNQGSLLQASGAQLIGRPAASPSGPTGSNSFDNNTTASPMQYANSPRSGANIMNTPSPQQQQSQQQQQQQQQLQQRQKMLQQQFLSQQQLRPSSMPVLGQNQLTQLHEMPSQSQQKFQSMHGQHHVQFSQPVGAQQLQSRQLTSAAMQHISPNQMNQGNQLNRQLNQFSSPAKSALFNAAQATPTSQMIPNMSAMMPSQSVMPRMQYAMSGANRTLPPQNLSDQSTVFNMGAANTGGGMMQIQQQQQHGAQGAFGNMQQSGQNMQPGMMTMQNTQQNHPNFQQQRPQNQQ from the exons ATGTGTCCAAGGCTTTCGTTGTGTATCCTAAGAATGTTAATGCTGAGAATGCTACTAGTATGTGTTGATATCTCTG TTTTGCCTGTTATGCTGTCATCTAAGCTTTTGCCCGAAATGGAGACGGAAGACAACACTAAGAGAGAACAGCTGTTACACGGTATGCAGGGCCTGCCAGTGGCGGCACAAATTGAGAAGCTCAAG ACTAGAATTGATATGATAGGAGCAGCCTGTGAAAGTGCTGAGAAGATCATAGCTGATGCACGTAAGTCCTACTTTAGCACTCGACATGGGACAAATCTTCTTCCAACTATTGACAAGGTTCAAGCTACAAAAATACAAGAACAAGAAAATTTGCTTCGTAGTGCTGTCAATCATGGTGAAG GATTACAAGTACCTGGAGACCAAAGACAAGTGGCATCGTCACTTCCGATGCACTTGGTAGATGTACTTGCTACTAATGACAGTCTCCAGGATTCATCTG GGTTGTACCAGAAGAGTACACCTCCACTCATGTCAACTACTGCCATTAACAATCAGGGCTCTTTGCTGCAG GCTTCTGGTGCACAACTTATTGGAAGACCAGCAGCTTCCCCTTCTGGTCCTACTGGAAGCAATTCCTTTGATAATAATACAACAGCGTCTCCTATGCAATATGCCAATTCACCCAGATCTGGTGCAAATATTATGAACACTCCATCTCCTCAGCAACAACAatcacaacaacaacaacaacaacaacaacaactgCAACAGAGGCAGAAAATGTTGCAGCAACAATTTCTGAGTCAACAGCAGCTAAGACCTTCATCAATGCCTGTCCTTGGTCAG AATCAACTAACGCAACTGCATGAGATGCCAAGCCAGTCACAACAAAAGTTTCAGTCG ATGCATGGTCAGCATCATGTGCAGTTCTCGCAGCCAGTGGGAGCCCAGCAATTGCAGAGTAGACAGCTTACATCAGCTGCAATGCAGCATATTAGCCCAAACCAAATGAACCAAGGGAATCAGCTGAATCGTCAGTTAAATCAGTTCTCTAGCCCAGCAAAAAGTGCCCTCTTTAATGCAGCCCAGGCGACACCTACATCTCAAATG ATCCCTAACATGTCAGCTATGATGCCATCACAATCAGTTATGCCGAGAATGCAG TATGCAATGTCCGGTGCCAATCGAACTCTACCTCCTCAAAATCTGAGCGACCAGAGTACGG TGTTCAACATGGGGGCAGCCAACACAGGCGGTGGTATGATGCAGATTCAGCAACAGCAGCAACACGGCGCGCAAGGAGCATTCGGCAACATGCAGCAAAGTGGTCAGAATATGCAACCGGGCATGATGACCATGCAAAACACCCAACAGAATCATCCCAACTTTCAGCAGCAGAGACCTCAAAATCAACAATGA